A stretch of Bradyrhizobium sp. AZCC 2262 DNA encodes these proteins:
- a CDS encoding DUF2167 domain-containing protein — translation MISAVVALFVVLGSLPAFAQASPPSEASRTAELAAAWQAASVAGAAGPKDVSLIDQAALKLPAGHFFVPQAEGARVLRALGNVVNGTSLVGLVVGTGPNDGWIVVIRHIKEGYIKDDDAKNWNADDLLKNLKDGVEESNKDRVARGFPEMQVIGWVQPPNYDAATHRLVWSLLAKDKDEPDNAAKSINYNTYALGRDGYFSLNLLSNSERIASDKSVAHGLLGDLAYNAGKRYEDFSASTDRIAEYGLMALVGGVAAKKLGLFAVAAAFVLKFAKIILIGLGVLGAGVLNFFRRKRRSDAADGPA, via the coding sequence ATGATTTCCGCCGTCGTCGCGTTGTTTGTCGTGCTTGGGTCGCTGCCGGCATTTGCTCAGGCCTCTCCTCCGAGCGAAGCCTCGCGAACGGCGGAATTGGCTGCCGCCTGGCAGGCCGCCAGCGTGGCAGGCGCCGCCGGACCCAAGGATGTTTCCCTGATCGACCAGGCCGCGCTGAAGCTTCCGGCCGGTCATTTCTTCGTGCCGCAGGCCGAAGGCGCCCGCGTCCTGCGGGCGCTCGGCAATGTCGTCAACGGTACAAGCCTCGTCGGCCTTGTCGTCGGCACGGGGCCGAATGACGGATGGATCGTGGTGATCCGGCACATCAAGGAGGGCTACATCAAGGATGATGATGCCAAGAACTGGAACGCCGACGACCTCCTGAAGAATCTGAAGGACGGGGTCGAGGAGAGCAACAAGGACCGCGTCGCGCGTGGATTTCCCGAGATGCAGGTGATCGGGTGGGTGCAGCCGCCGAATTACGATGCCGCGACCCATCGCCTGGTCTGGTCGCTGCTCGCCAAGGACAAGGACGAGCCAGACAACGCCGCGAAGAGCATCAATTACAATACCTACGCGTTGGGGCGGGACGGTTATTTCAGCCTTAATCTGCTGTCGAACTCGGAACGCATCGCCAGCGACAAGTCGGTGGCCCATGGGCTGCTCGGCGATCTCGCCTACAATGCCGGCAAGCGCTACGAGGACTTCAGCGCCTCCACCGATCGCATCGCGGAATATGGTCTGATGGCGCTGGTCGGCGGCGTTGCGGCCAAGAAGCTCGGTCTGTTTGCGGTCGCGGCCGCGTTTGTGCTCAAATTCGCCAAGATCATCCTCATCGGCCTGGGGGTGCTGGGCGCCGGCGTGCTAAACTTTTTCCGTCGCAAGCGGCGCAGCGATGCGGCCGACGGCCCGGCATGA
- a CDS encoding ArsR/SmtB family transcription factor: MVENSAHLDAVFHALADPTRRAMLGHLAERELTIGELATPFHMSFAGASKHVRVLESAGLVKRTIRGRTHLCRLEAARLADADAWLRRYERFWSAKLDKLEALLRAEDEAKAKQKQSR, encoded by the coding sequence ATGGTTGAGAATTCGGCACATCTCGATGCTGTCTTTCACGCGCTCGCGGACCCAACGCGCCGGGCGATGCTTGGTCATCTGGCCGAGCGCGAGCTCACGATCGGGGAACTGGCGACGCCATTCCACATGAGCTTCGCCGGCGCGTCGAAACATGTGCGGGTGCTGGAGAGTGCCGGCCTGGTGAAGCGCACGATCCGCGGCCGCACCCATCTGTGCCGTCTCGAAGCGGCGCGTCTCGCGGATGCCGATGCGTGGCTCCGCCGTTACGAGCGTTTCTGGAGCGCGAAGCTCGACAAGCTGGAAGCCTTGTTGCGTGCAGAGGACGAGGCGAAAGCAAAGCAAAAGCAAAGCAGGTGA
- a CDS encoding adenylate/guanylate cyclase domain-containing protein — protein sequence MQLSSTLTWLVDAASASPGAERFLAELGTRLIADSVPLAGGALTLAVPHPIIARRTWLWRAGNGEVIEAVGFAPAGFAGAGSSSGDAGRSWLAGLADGAVHEDAVGGSEGGPVLGWIGPRRFTETEANRLREAARFAAAPLAALSARATLSAALEAYLGRRSAARVLAGPLRREVGETIRAVLLYADLRSFTALSEAEPPVAVIAALGGWFDCIGGAVHAFGGEVLKFIGDGVLAIFPVGEKPRDASDAALRAVASAKAGMAHLDTTRREQGLPPLSFGVALHLGEILWGNVGAADRLDFTAIGPAVNLVSRLEGLCRPLGRTVLISGAVATETSTTLIPLGMHALRGIASPCAVYTDN from the coding sequence ATGCAACTGAGCTCGACGCTGACATGGCTGGTCGATGCGGCCAGCGCCTCGCCGGGCGCCGAACGGTTCCTTGCCGAACTCGGCACGCGCTTGATCGCGGACAGCGTGCCGCTCGCCGGCGGCGCGCTGACGCTCGCCGTGCCGCACCCGATCATCGCCCGCCGCACCTGGCTATGGCGGGCCGGGAACGGGGAGGTGATCGAGGCGGTGGGCTTTGCTCCGGCGGGATTTGCCGGCGCGGGCAGTTCGTCCGGCGATGCGGGGCGGAGCTGGTTGGCGGGGCTCGCTGATGGTGCGGTGCATGAAGACGCCGTTGGCGGGAGCGAAGGCGGGCCGGTGCTCGGCTGGATCGGGCCGCGCCGGTTCACGGAAACGGAAGCCAATCGATTGCGCGAGGCCGCCCGCTTCGCCGCGGCGCCGCTTGCGGCACTCTCGGCGCGGGCGACGCTGTCGGCCGCGCTCGAGGCTTATCTCGGCCGGCGCAGCGCCGCGCGCGTGCTGGCGGGGCCGCTGCGGCGCGAAGTCGGCGAGACCATCCGGGCGGTGCTGCTCTATGCCGATCTGCGCAGTTTCACCGCGCTGTCCGAGGCCGAGCCTCCCGTCGCCGTCATCGCCGCACTCGGCGGCTGGTTTGACTGCATCGGCGGCGCCGTCCACGCCTTTGGCGGCGAGGTGCTGAAATTCATCGGCGACGGCGTGCTCGCGATCTTTCCGGTCGGCGAGAAGCCGCGCGACGCCAGCGACGCTGCGCTGCGCGCGGTGGCTTCCGCGAAAGCCGGCATGGCGCATCTCGATACGACGCGGCGAGAGCAGGGGCTGCCGCCGCTGTCGTTCGGCGTGGCGTTGCACCTTGGCGAAATTCTGTGGGGCAATGTCGGCGCGGCCGACCGGCTGGATTTCACCGCGATCGGTCCTGCGGTGAATTTGGTCAGCCGGCTCGAAGGGCTCTGCCGGCCGCTCGGCCGAACCGTTCTCATCTCCGGCGCGGTCGCTACCGAGACCAGCACGACACTGATCCCGCTGGGAATGCATGCGCTGCGCGGCATCGCATCTCCCTGCGCCGTCTACACGGACAACTAG
- the ilvD gene encoding dihydroxy-acid dehydratase produces the protein MTTQDSSTYWKRSRVELRAAGFDPDRAAQTSAVVTIASAYTNAHRCNNRVRAITDLLVEILAERGGQGLIVGAPAVSDALTQGTPTAGYSLASRDVVADCFEIGHYAHHGDAMIVISGCDKTGAAALMPLARTNAFGLVLYPGTSTPGRVSFGAWASKGNNITILDYAEARAANESGRLSGEELLEVERNVMPGSGTCGAMFTANTMSTIAESIGMMLPRGASHPADYDAGSDVHADVRAQARASVDALYRLMEAGIRPRDIMTERAFENAITTVYAMGGSTNMYLHLLAVAREAQVPITIERIQQVGERVPLLANLQPHGPFAMGSLHAIGGVPIVMKELLRAGLLNGDVMTVTGRTLAENLADVPTLEQMSPQEIVFPVSKPIAPANNHISVLKGNLAPESCLLKLSGKALEKGQFRGIVRVFESEADTMAAIRAGEIVAGNVIVVRNVGPVGGPGMPEMVMLTIQLQGRGLGEDVALITDGRFSGVSHGILIGHVSPEAARGGPIAAVRDGDTIVIDPGARTVTLEVPAEEIARRMADWRAPASVAEVRPGSVHDKYIRLVSSAHYGCVL, from the coding sequence ATGACGACGCAAGACAGCAGCACCTATTGGAAGCGCTCACGGGTTGAACTACGCGCCGCCGGATTCGATCCGGACCGCGCCGCGCAGACCAGTGCGGTGGTGACGATCGCCAGCGCCTACACCAATGCCCATCGTTGCAACAATCGTGTGCGCGCTATCACCGATCTCCTGGTGGAGATCCTGGCGGAGCGCGGCGGGCAGGGGCTGATCGTCGGCGCGCCGGCGGTGTCGGATGCCCTGACGCAGGGCACGCCAACGGCGGGCTACAGCCTCGCGTCGCGCGACGTCGTCGCCGACTGTTTTGAGATCGGCCACTATGCCCATCATGGCGATGCGATGATCGTGATTTCCGGCTGCGACAAGACCGGCGCGGCCGCGCTGATGCCGCTCGCGCGTACCAATGCCTTCGGGCTTGTGCTCTATCCCGGCACCAGCACACCGGGCCGCGTCTCGTTCGGCGCATGGGCCAGCAAGGGCAACAACATCACGATCCTCGATTACGCCGAGGCCCGCGCCGCCAACGAGTCCGGCCGACTTTCCGGCGAGGAGCTGCTGGAAGTCGAGCGCAACGTGATGCCCGGCAGCGGCACCTGCGGCGCGATGTTCACGGCCAACACCATGAGCACGATCGCGGAATCGATCGGCATGATGCTGCCGCGCGGCGCTTCGCATCCCGCCGATTACGACGCCGGCAGCGACGTCCATGCCGACGTCCGCGCCCAGGCCCGCGCCTCGGTCGATGCCTTGTACCGGCTGATGGAGGCCGGCATCCGGCCGCGCGACATCATGACCGAGCGGGCGTTCGAGAACGCGATCACCACCGTCTACGCCATGGGCGGTTCGACCAACATGTATCTGCATTTGCTGGCGGTGGCGCGCGAGGCGCAGGTGCCGATCACGATCGAACGCATCCAGCAGGTCGGCGAGCGCGTCCCGCTGCTGGCCAACCTGCAGCCGCATGGCCCGTTCGCGATGGGCAGCCTGCATGCGATCGGCGGCGTGCCGATTGTGATGAAAGAATTGCTCCGCGCGGGCCTTCTGAATGGCGACGTCATGACGGTGACCGGCAGGACCTTGGCGGAAAATCTCGCCGACGTTCCGACGCTGGAGCAGATGTCGCCGCAGGAGATTGTTTTCCCGGTGTCGAAACCAATCGCGCCGGCGAACAACCACATCAGCGTTCTGAAGGGCAACCTCGCGCCGGAGAGCTGCCTGCTCAAACTGTCAGGCAAGGCCCTTGAGAAGGGTCAATTCCGCGGCATCGTGCGCGTGTTCGAGTCCGAAGCTGATACGATGGCCGCGATCCGCGCCGGCGAGATCGTGGCGGGCAATGTCATCGTGGTGCGCAATGTCGGCCCGGTCGGCGGGCCCGGCATGCCCGAAATGGTGATGCTGACGATCCAGTTGCAGGGGCGGGGCCTCGGCGAAGATGTAGCTTTGATCACCGACGGCCGTTTCTCCGGCGTCTCGCACGGCATCCTGATCGGCCACGTCTCGCCGGAAGCCGCGCGCGGCGGCCCGATCGCCGCGGTGCGCGACGGCGATACCATTGTCATCGATCCAGGCGCCCGCACCGTGACTCTCGAAGTGCCGGCAGAAGAGATCGCCCGCCGCATGGCCGACTGGCGCGCACCGGCTTCTGTTGCCGAGGTACGGCCCGGTTCGGTGCACGACAAGTACATCCGATTAGTCTCGTCGGCGCACTATGGGTGTGTGCTTTGA
- a CDS encoding DUF899 domain-containing protein, translating to MQTNVVSAQEWEAARQKLLMKEKALTHARDAMAAERRRMPWLAVEKNYEFDTPKGKASLRDLFEGRHQLIVYRAFYEPGVFGWPDHACRGCSMVADQVAHLAHLNARDTTLVFVSRAPQADIARLKARMGWEMIPWYTVTDSFDADFDVGEWHGTNVFFRDGDKIYRTYFINNRGDEQMGGTWNYLDITPLGRQEEWEDSPEGYPQTQTYKWWNWHDSYVEGAAPDKRWVEVSDAGEAAFRNKQAGAKP from the coding sequence ATGCAGACCAACGTCGTTTCAGCGCAGGAATGGGAAGCTGCGCGCCAGAAATTGCTGATGAAGGAGAAGGCCTTGACGCACGCCCGTGACGCCATGGCTGCCGAGCGCCGGCGGATGCCGTGGCTGGCGGTGGAAAAGAACTACGAGTTCGACACCCCGAAGGGCAAGGCAAGCTTGCGCGACCTGTTCGAAGGCCGCCATCAGCTGATCGTCTACCGCGCCTTCTACGAGCCCGGCGTGTTCGGCTGGCCCGACCATGCCTGCCGCGGCTGCTCGATGGTGGCCGACCAGGTCGCTCATCTCGCGCATCTGAACGCGCGTGACACCACGCTCGTATTTGTCTCGCGCGCGCCGCAGGCGGACATCGCGCGCCTGAAAGCGCGCATGGGGTGGGAGATGATCCCCTGGTACACCGTCACGGACAGCTTCGACGCCGACTTCGACGTCGGCGAATGGCACGGCACCAACGTGTTCTTCCGCGACGGCGACAAAATCTACCGTACCTATTTCATCAACAATCGCGGCGACGAGCAGATGGGGGGCACCTGGAATTACCTCGACATCACGCCGCTCGGGCGCCAGGAGGAGTGGGAGGATTCTCCCGAAGGCTATCCGCAGACCCAAACCTACAAGTGGTGGAACTGGCACGACAGCTACGTCGAAGGCGCAGCACCCGACAAGAGGTGGGTCGAAGTGTCGGACGCCGGAGAGGCCGCGTTCCGCAACAAGCAGGCGGGTGCGAAGCCGTGA
- a CDS encoding site-2 protease family protein, translated as MKALFLLLVSGLKWGKLATSGGSMLLSLVVYATIWGWRYAAGFIALLFAHEMGHYVAARQRGLDVGAPAFIPFVGAWIALKDQPVDVETEAYVAIAGPVVGTAAALAVYLWARSEDSGLLLAIAYSGLFLNLFNLLPISPLDGGRVTAALSPRIWFLGVPVLLALVLYRPSPMLVIVAILAAPQLMKAWRYDPKAPENVAYYGVPLQTKLEYGAAYLALAALLAVMTYDVHEMLSRFARPVQRMPQKLRARCRRADRCIRMSAVT; from the coding sequence ATGAAGGCACTTTTTCTTCTGCTCGTCTCCGGCCTCAAATGGGGCAAGCTCGCAACCAGCGGCGGAAGCATGCTGCTATCGCTGGTGGTCTACGCCACGATATGGGGCTGGCGTTATGCTGCGGGCTTCATCGCGCTGCTGTTCGCCCACGAGATGGGGCACTACGTCGCCGCGCGGCAGCGCGGCCTCGATGTAGGGGCGCCTGCCTTCATTCCGTTTGTGGGCGCGTGGATCGCGCTGAAGGACCAGCCGGTCGATGTCGAGACCGAAGCCTATGTGGCGATTGCGGGCCCGGTGGTCGGAACGGCCGCCGCGCTCGCGGTGTATCTGTGGGCGAGGTCGGAAGATAGCGGCCTGCTGCTGGCGATCGCCTATTCCGGCCTGTTCCTCAATTTGTTCAATCTGCTCCCGATCTCGCCACTTGACGGCGGCCGGGTGACGGCTGCGCTGAGCCCACGGATCTGGTTCCTTGGCGTACCCGTCCTGCTCGCGTTGGTGTTGTATCGCCCGAGCCCGATGCTTGTGATCGTCGCGATCCTCGCCGCCCCGCAGCTAATGAAGGCGTGGCGGTACGATCCCAAGGCGCCTGAGAACGTCGCTTATTATGGCGTTCCGCTGCAGACCAAGCTTGAGTACGGCGCCGCCTATCTAGCGCTGGCGGCGTTGCTTGCGGTCATGACATACGATGTCCACGAGATGCTGAGCCGGTTCGCGCGGCCCGTCCAGCGAATGCCCCAAAAGCTTCGAGCGCGTTGCCGGCGCGCCGACAGATGCATTCGCATGTCTGCCGTGACTTGA
- a CDS encoding Lin0512 family protein produces the protein MARVRCITEMGMGVDVHGRDATKAAKRAVSDAIRHSSLGFFRMLGKTANDMFVDVTIAVPDPSGVDTAAVAKELPYGTVNVTAVKGGLEVPAESGSDSIIIANAAVIVSFDDGKTG, from the coding sequence ATGGCACGCGTGCGCTGTATTACCGAAATGGGCATGGGCGTCGACGTTCACGGGCGCGATGCCACCAAGGCCGCCAAGCGCGCCGTCTCCGACGCCATCCGCCACTCGAGCCTCGGTTTCTTCCGGATGCTGGGCAAGACCGCCAACGACATGTTCGTCGATGTCACGATCGCCGTGCCGGACCCGAGCGGGGTCGACACGGCGGCAGTTGCCAAGGAGCTGCCGTATGGCACCGTGAACGTGACGGCGGTCAAGGGCGGGCTGGAAGTACCGGCCGAGAGCGGAAGCGATTCCATCATCATCGCGAACGCCGCCGTGATCGTGAGTTTTGACGACGGCAAGACCGGCTAA